The DNA region ACTGCCGATCGAGTTACCCATCTCGACCATGGTGATGCTTCGCTCTGTGGCTGACCACGCGCGAGCGCAAGGCGAGGATCTGGCTCATCCGGAGACGCGAATGAACTGCCTTGCAGTGTTCGCTCTCGGGGGCTCGAAGGGGTCGGACGACGCCGCGGGATTGGGGTACTTCGCCGTCAGGGCAGCGCTCGCACGATCTGTCGCAAAGGCAGCCGAGTACATCGCCGGGCGTATGGCCGGCGAGGTGGCCGCCGACAAGACGGCCCCCGTTCTCGCTCGCCTGGTCTCCACCGTCGCAGCCCGTTACGCACCGCAGGTCGCAGAGAAGGTGGCGGTGCAGTCGATTCCCGTGGTTGGTGCTCTTGGTGGGGCCGCCATCAACACGCTCTTCATCAACCATTTTCAGGACATGGCGTGGGGACACTTCACAGTGAGACGGTTGGAGCGACGATACGGTGCCGAGGCGGTTCGCCGATTCTACGAGTCGATCGAGAGCCCATCGCCGGCTGCTTAGGCGGCCAGAATTCGCTCGGACAACTAGGCGGGGGAAGTAACACGCTGCCCCGGAACTTCTCAGCCCCGGCACCGCCCTCAGCATCGGCAGCATCTCCCTCACTCTTCTCTTCGCGCTCAAGAAGCGCTCGGCGATATGCATTTTCGGTTGGACGACCCGACAAGTTCAGCGAACCGACCCGAGGCTTCCACATCACAGGCCCTCCCAGTATTCCCAGCACAGGATGCCGAGGTCGACTTCACTCCACTCCCGACCATCTTGATCGACGAGACGGCGTCCGCTCTCGACGTGTCTCCGCCAGAATCCGCTGGGCACCAGCCCTTGAGACGCCGGTAGGGACGCGGGCGGTACGGGCGCGGACGCCAGCGGCGGAGATGAACACGGCTCCTGGTGTATGCGCGCCCCCGCCTTCTTCACCTTCACCTTCACCGGATCCCAGAAGCCCCGTGCCACCGGAAGCCGCTCGTACTTGCAGAGTGTCTTGAGCGCCTCGTGGACGCGAGGAGTCCTGCGCATGCGATCGAACACGGGCTGGGACATCACTGGAATCGTTTCTGGCAGGTTCTCGTTGAGATCTCCCGCTGCCTCTTCCATGTCGAAAGTGTGTTTCCCGGTCCGGTGCAGCCGGAGGAGATACACGTACGCCGCCTCGGCGACGGAGCATGCGCGCGTGATGGGGCGGATGCCGGCCCTCTTGACGTCCTTGTCGAGGAAGCTCTTCGAGCGGTCGCGGGGCGGGATGCGCGTGTTCGACCCGAGAGGCCACGCCAGGTCCCGAAGACGGTCGTAGTTCGCCTCCAGCGCCATCTTCAGTGCGAGGTCCATCTGGCGATCTGTGAACGCAGCCGGGGGTGAGGTCGTGCCCTCCCGTTTCTCGAGTTCGCGAATGACCTCTTCCGACACTGGCCGAAGACCGCCCCGCGCGTGCGGCCGCCAGAGCGCACTGATCTCCGGCGAGTCCTCATTCGCCTTCAGCTCTGTGTTGCGATGAGTAGCCCGATGCGCTCGCCGCGAGAGGAGTTCCAGATTCTCGATTCGAGCGTTCCGGGTATTCCCGTCCCGGTGATGGACCTCCCAGTTCCAGGGGATCGGTCCCTTGAAGAACGCATACGCATGGACGTGAAGCCAGGCGAAGAACAGACCCGACTCCGTCACGAGGACCGGATACTGGCTTTTGAACTTCTTCTCGTCGATCACGACGCGCAGACGTCGGGAGAGAATGTTCTTCAGATGCTCTCGCGACACCTTCACTCCGTAGTCGATGATCTCGTAAGGCAGTGCCATCGCTTCCTCCAAGAACGGGCAAGACCTGGCGGGAAGGACCGGCAGGGCAGAAATCGATGCTGTTAAGCATCATGTCGACTCCTGGACGCATGAGGTCCTTCCCGCCCTGTGCTTCCCAGGACGAGATCCCCTGGCTTGCGCGAGGGGTGGTGATCACTTGCGCGGTGGGGGACGGCACCGACTGCCCGCCGAGCTGGACCATGCTGCGCCGCTCGTTCCGCCACGCGCTCGTGCTGAGCGCTCCATCGCCGGGGGAGGTCCCGGAGCACCGGCAGCGCATCCACGCCGCTTCCTCGCGCTCCTCGATGCGAGGCGAGACATGGCGTACCATCGACGGGTGGGGAGTTTCGTCAGCAGCCGGCGTCTTAGCGGGCCCCGGGGAGAAACGCCTGCCGAGTGCCCTCTTCGTCGGTCAGCCTCGCCGATCGCGTATCGTCCATGGAGAACACACGGGGGCGTCCATGACGAGTCGCTGGCTCGAGAATCCGGAAGACCGGCTCATCCAGCTGCTCCAATATATGGAAGACGAACTCCCGCACTTCTTCTCCGGTACATCGGGACCGGTGAAGCTCCGCGACTGGAGAAGCGGCTTCTGCATCGCCACGATCTGGGCTCCGTTTGCTCCGCAGTTCTCGGACCTGTTCTTCGAGGCGCTGAAGCAGGCCTCTTCTCAAGATGCGGAGTCGAGACGCGAGACAGCCACACGGGTGGCTCTTGGTCGGGCGCTTGGCGAAGAGAATCCGTTCTGGGTCGGCGATGTCGAACTCGAACCCCTCGCGGAAGAGCCCTCCAGCATGAGCAACTGCCCGCGGGATGCGCTCTTCGAGGTCTGGCTATTCGGAAGGCCGTCAGCCGCCGCGCGCGGTCGAAGGCGGACTCAACTGCCGGCGGGAAGAAGACACGCCGGATGAAAGACGGCCTGGAGACGAGCGAGAAGGCAGTCGGCGGCAGGCGGGGGTACGTGTTCAGGACTCCGGACTTCTACGAGATGAGCTGGGGGCAGTGGCTCAAGAACCCCGAGCACCAAGAGCTCATGAGCTTCGTGGAAGGCCTCGAGACGCACTCTCTCGATGACGCAACCGCGTTCGCCACGCTGCTGAAGACGAATGGTTTCACGACCTGTAGTGGCAGCGACTTCGATGCGGCCTCCGTGAGGCGTCTGGACGTCTCCCGAGAACTTCTTCGCGGAAACTCCAAGCCGACGTTCTGACTAAACCCTCCAGGCGCGTGTGCTCTGCTCCACGCATGTCCCCCTACGCATCGTGGCGTACCGAGGGACGGCCTGGAGGGCATCAGTGAACGACGGTCTAGACACGCTCCGGAGCGCTGGACCCGCCGCATCATCCGCAAGCTGTTGCGACGGTTGTGATGCGAGCCCCGCGGTCACCGTCTCGGAGGCTGCGCGACTCCTCCGTCTGGATCCGAGGACCGTTCGCTCGATGCTCCGCGCTGGCGATCTCGACGGGAACCAGAAGGGCCATGCCATCCGCATCAGTCGATCCTCCGTCCTAGAATGGCTCCGCGGCAAGCGTCGCGTCCCGCGCTCCAAGAGGTGATTCGATGAGCGTGAGGCGCATGAAGCGCCGCGACCCGAGGACGGGCGCGGTGACGGAGAGGTGGTTCGTGGACGTGGACTTCGAGCTGGCCGACGGCAAGCGCGAGCGCGTCCGCAAGGTGTCGCCCGTGCAGACCAGGCGCGGCGCCGAGGAGTTCGAGCGGCAGGTCAGGCAGGCGCTGCTCGACGGCTCCTGGTTCAAGCCCGCCGAGGAGGTGAAGGAGGTCCCGATCTTCGACGGCTTCAAGGATCGGTTCCTCACGTACAGCGAGGTGAACAACTAGCCGAGCACCGTCTACGCGAAGCGGTGGATGCTCAAGACGCACCTGTCGCCCTTCTTCGGCAAGAAGAAGCTTATCGACATCGGCCCGGCGGAGATCGAGGAATTCAAGGCGAAGAAGCTGGCCGAGGGACAGTCGAAGAAGTCGATCAACAACCACCTCGCGGCGCTCAGGAAGCTGCTGAACCTCGCCGTCGAGTGGGAGGTGATCCCCCGCGCGCCGAAGGTGAAGGGCTTCAGGGCGAAGACCGAGTACATCACCGAGGAGCAGTTCCTCACCTTCGACGAGGCGGAGCGGCTCGTGCACGCCGCGGCGCCGGAGTGGCGGACCTTCATCATCACCGCCCTCAAGACCGGCCTCCGCGTCGGCGAGCTCCTCGCGCTCAAGTGGGAGGACCTGGACCTCGTCGCGGGTCAGCTCGTCGTCCGCCGCACCCTCTGGCACAAGCAGGAGGGGCCGCCCAAGGGCGGCCGAAACCGGAAGGTACCGCTCTCGGACGAGGCCATCGCCGTGCTCAAGGCGCACCGACACCTCAAGGGCACCTACGTCTTCTGCGAGGCGGACGGCCGGCGGCTGACCCACAGCCGGGTGAAGGACGTGGTGCCCTCGACGTGCCGCAGGGCGCAGCTCGCGAAGCGGCTCACGACGCACGGGCTCAGGCACACGTTCGCCAGCCACCTCGTCATGCGCGGCGTGTCGCTCATGGCCGTGAAGGAACTGCTGGGCCACGAAAGCATCGAGATGCCGCTCCGGTACTCGCACCTCTCGCCGGACGTGAAGCGGGACGCCGTGAAGCTGCTCGACGCGCCGTCGTCAGTCGCCAACGGCAACCTGACGGCAACGGAGCCGGCCCGCTGAGGGCCGAAACGAAGAACCCCCGGCAACTCGGGGAGTTGCCGGGGGCAAGATGGAGCGGGAAAAGGGATTTGAACCCTCGACCCTCGCCTTGGCAAGGCGATGCTCTACCACTGAGCTATTCCCGCAAGAAGGCTCGCGAAGGTGGAGGTTTATAGAGGGACCGCCCGAGGGGTGTCAAGCGGGTTTCAGCAGGCTGCGAACACACCGTCACCGCGGCCCTCCGAGGGCCGCGGTGTATCATCCGCGCCCCGTGTCGGACCCGGTCATCGCCCCCTCGCCCTCCCCCGTCCCGCCTCCCCCGCCGGCTCCGCCGCGCGGGTTCTTCGCGCGCCTCCGCAAGCGCCGCGAGGACGCGCGGCGGCAGGCGCAGGTGGGCGGCGGACGGCAGCGCGGGCCGGTGGCGGACCTCTTTCGTTCGGCGGGCCGGGCCCTGGCGCTGACGCTCGCGAACCTGGTCCTGCCCCGACCGCGGGCGCCGATGCCGGCGCCGGAGACCATCCGCCGCCTGCTCGTCATCCGCGTGGACGAGCGGGTGGGCAACCAGCTCCTCACCACCCCGCTCCTCCGCGCGCTGAAGCTGGGCCTGCCGGACGCCGAGCTGCACCTGCTCGCGCCGAAGCAGGGGCTCCTCGTCGCCTCGCCGCACGTGGACCGGTTCCACCTCTGGCAGAAGCGCGACGCGTTCCGGGCGCCGCTGCGTCAGCTGGGGCAGCTGCGTGCGCTCCGGCGCGAGCGCTTCGACCTGGTCATCGAGGCGGGGCACTGGTCGGCCTGGTCCCTCACCTCCTCCATCCTCGCCCGCCTGCTGGGCGGCCGGCGCGCCAGCATCGGGCACGACCGCGGCGATGCGGCGCGCTTCCTCTCCCACCCGGTGCCGCACGATCCGGCGAGCGTGGCGGAGGTCCCGGCGAAGCTGGAGCTGCTGGCGCCGCTGGGGCTGCCGGCGCGCGGCCTGGAGCTGGAGACGGGGCTGGGGCGCGACCTCGCCGCCGCCGACGCGGCGCTGGCGGCGGCGGGCGTGTCGGGCCCGTTCGCGCTGCTGAACCCGGGCGCGCGCCTGGCGGACCGGCGCTGGCCGGCGGAGTCCTACGCGGCGGTGGCGCGGGGGCTCTCCGAGCGCGGCCTCCGCGTGCTGGTGGTCTGGGGCCCCGGCGAGGAGGGGCTGGCGGCGGCCATCGTGGAGGGCTCGGGCGCGCGGCTGGCGCCGCCGACCGACCTCGACAGGCTCGCGGGCCTGATGCGGCGGGCGCGCCTGGTGGTCTCGAACAACAGCGGGCCGATGCACCTCGCGGTCGCGGTGGGCGCGCCGACGGTGGGCGTGTTCTTCCGCGGCGACTCGGTGCGCTGGGGGCACGGGATCCCGGCGTTCGCGGCGGCGGAGGTGCGGGGCGACGCGGAGGCGCCGGCGGTGCTGGCGGCGTGCGACCGGGTGCTGTCGATCGGCGCTGGTCGCGCCTGACGTCCCTCGAGTCCGGTCCCTCGACTCCGGTCCCTCGACTCCGGTCGCGCCTGACGGCGCGACCTACGCTCGGGATGAGCGGGTTACGCTCAGGATGAGCGGCCGACGCTCGGGATGAGCGGGCTACGCTCGGGATGAGCGAGGCTGACGTTCGGGATGAGCGGGCAATGCTCGGGATGAGCGGGGGGTGCACGCGGGAGCGAACCAGGTGGCCCGCTCACCCTGAGCGTAGCGACCGCCGCGCGGTCGCGGAGTCGAAGGGCCTACCCGCGCGACGTGCGGCGGTTGGGGCGGACGTCCTCGGCGGCCTGCGCCTCGCCCTCGCGGCGGTACACGGCGCGGATGAAGTTCGCGAAGTAGCTCACCGCGGACCACACCGAGAAGAACAGCGAGATGTACACGAGCCAGGTGCCGACCCGGTTCGCGTCGAGGTCGAACGAGAAGAAGATCGCGTCGATCGGGTAGGTGTAGTGCAGCAGCAGGAAGGTGATGCCGGCCACCTGGAACGCGGTCTTGTGCTTCCCCTCCTGCCCGGCGGCGATGACGATGCCCTCGCTCATGGCGATGGTGCGCAGGCCGGTGACGATGAACTCGCGCGCGAGCACCACGATGCACACCCACGCGGCCACGCGGCCGAGGTGCACGAGCATCACGAGCGCCGCCATGACGATGAGCTTGTCGGCGAGCGGGTCGAGGAACTTCCCGATGACCGTGACGAGGTTCTTGCGGCGCGCCACCCAGCCGTCGAGGAAGTCGGTGGCGCCGGTCACCGCGTACAGCACCGCGGCGATGAAGCTGTCCACCCGCGACTCGTAGAACGTGAACCACAGGAACACGGGGATGAGCGCGATCCGCGTGGCGGTGATCGCGTTCGGGAGGTTGAGCGCCTCCTGCCGCAGCGAGCGCGCGCTCACGGCGCGCCTTCCCGGGCGGCGGCGTCGGGATCGGCGAGGACGCGCCCCTCGCCGGAGAGCTCCACCACCGGCGTGCCGGCGCCCGCGCCGGCGTCGGCGCCTTCCTCGGCGAGCGCGACGAGCCGCGGCGTGAGCGCCCCGGTCCACCCGACCAGCGCGGCGATGGGCAGCCGCACCGGCGCCGACGGCGAGACCTCCAGCGCGAGCGGCGCGCCGGCGGTGACGAGCAGCATGCACCCGCGGCCGCGCAGGTGGACCAGGCTCAGCTCGGCGCCGCTCGTGGACGGCACGCGGCCGTTCTCGAACGCGAGCCCGTCCTCGAACCCGAACACGACCTCCTCGTGGAGGTAGGCGGCCTCGCCGTCCAGCTCGAGGGCGGTGAAGCGGCGGCCGGAGGTCGCGTGGAGCAGCGCCCCCTCGCCGGAGGCGCGGTGCATCCGGGTGGCGCCCTCGCCGAACGGCCGCTCGGTGGCGCGGCCGCGGAAGCGCATCAGCTCGCCGCCGAGCGTCACCTCGCCGCGGACCGCGAACAGGCCGTCGAGCCGGACCCGCACCGTCCCGCGCACCGTGACGGTGAGGACCGCGTCACGGACCGTGAACGGCGCGACCGGGGAGGGCGCGGCGGGCACGAGGCGGGCGTCGGCCCAGGCGGCCAGGGTGGGCACGCCGGCGGCGGCCGCGTCGGGCTCGGGCGCGGGCGGCGGCACGACGCGCAGCACCGGCACGCTGCCGGGGACGGGCGTGACGTACGGCTCGGGCGCGGGCGGCTCGGGGGCGGCGCGCGGCTCCTCGGGCGCCGCGGGCGGGGGCGAGACCTTCCAGCCGCTCGCGACCAGCTCGTCGCAGCGGGCCACCATGTGGTCGCTGCCGGCCTTCCGGAACCACTCGCGCGCGGCCGCGGGGTCGCCCGACTCGAGCAGCGCGAGCCCGAGGTAGCCCATGGCCTTGCGGTGGTCGGGGTTGAGGTCGAGCGCGATCTCGAGCTGCCGCCGCGCCTCCTCGTGGTGCTTCGCCTTCAGGAACGCGAGCCCGAGGTTCACCCGCGCGGCGGGCTCCACCGGGTTCTCGTCCACCAGCCGCTGCCACGCGATGGCGGCGTCGTCGAACTGGCCCTGCCGGTAGCAGGCCTGCCCGAGCAGCGCGAGCACCTTCGCGTCCTTGGGGCCGAGCTCCAGCGCGCGCTCCAGCGCGGCGCGAGCCCGGTCGGCGTCACCCTGCGCGAGCAGCTCGGTGCCGCGCGCCAGGTGGAAGGCGAGCTCGTCGTCGAGGCCGTCGCCGCCGTCCGCGCGCCGGGCCACGGCTCACCGCCCTGCCTTGTATGCCTCGTACAGCGCCACCACCTTGCGCACGTACTCCCGGGTCTCCGGGATGTTCGGCACGCCGTCGCCCGCGCGCCGGACGGCCTCGGGGCCGGCGTTGTAAGCGGCGAGCGTCCGCACCATGTCGCCGCCGTACTGGTTCGCGAGGATGCGCAGGTAGCGGGCGCCGCCCTCGATGTTCTCGGCGGGCTCGTACGCGTCGCCCACGTACATGTCCTTGGCGGTGCCGGGCATGAGCTGCATGAGCCCCATGGCGCCCTTCTCCGAGACGGCGCGGTGGTCGAAGTTGGACTCGACCGCCATCACCGCGAGGAGCAGCGCCTCGGGCAGGTTGTACTTCGTCGCCGCGGCGCGGATGTGCTCGCGGTATCGCTCCTGGGCGTCCGAGCGAGGGATCGGCCGGGCGCGCGCCTGTGCCTTGCCGCCCCGGTACACGCCGCCGCCGTCCTTCAGGCGCGCGATGCGGCGGAAGCGCGGGTCGCTGGGCGCGTTGGAGAAGTGCGCCACGCCCTCGGAGTCCACGTACGAGTAGAGATCGCCCGCCCGCGCGGCCGGAGCCGCCAGGACGGCGCCCAGCAGGGCGAACCTGGCGAGGTATGGGCGGACGGACATCGTCGAAAAAGTTACCAGCAGCACGCTCGGCCGGACAACTTTATTCCCGGAGCGCGTGCTACATCAAACGCCATGACCACACTGCCCGCACGAGAGAACGTGGACTTCCTGGTCCTTGGTGGTGGCGTCGCAGGGCTGACCTTCGCGCTCGAGGCGGCCGATCACGGATCGGTGCTGGTGCTCACGAAGCGGCAGCGCTCGGAGGGGTCCACGCAGTACGCGCAAGGGGGCATCGCGGGCGTGCTCGGCGCGGACGACGCGCCCGAGCTGCACGTGCAGGACACGCTGGTCGCCGGCGCCGGGCTGTGCAAGCGCGAGGCGGTCGAGGTCACCGTCCGCGAGGGCCCGGACCGGCTGCGCTGGCTCATCTCCATCGGCGTGGAGTTCGACCGCGAGGCGCCGGACAAGCTGCACCTCACGCGCGAGGGCGGCCACTCGCGGCGCCGCATCGCGCACGCGAAGGACACCACCGGCCGCGAGGTGGAGCGGGCGCTGCTCGCCGCCTGCGAGGCGAAGGGCATCCGGATCGTCGAGGACCAGGTCGCGATCGACGTCATCACGAGCGGCAAGCTCGGGCTGGGCGGGCCGAACCGGGCGCTCGGCGCCTACGTGCTCGACCGCGCCTCGGGCGAGATCACCACCGTCACCGCGGGCGTGACCGTGCTCGCCACCGGCGGCGGCGGGAAGGTCTACCTCTACACGTCCAACCCGGACGTCGCGACCGGCGACGGGGTGGCGATGGCGTACCGCGCGGGCGCGACCATCGCGAACATGGAGTTCTTCCAGTTCCACCCCACCTGCCTGTTCCACCCGCAGGCGAAGAGCTTCCTCATCTCCGAGGCGTGCCGCGGCGAGGGCGGCATCCTGCGCAACGGCGCCGGCGAGGCGTTCATGTCGCGCTACGATCCGCGCAAGGAGCTGGCGCCGCGCGACATCGTGGCCCGCTCCATCGACGCCGAGATGAAGCGGCGCGGCGACGACAGCGCGTTCCTCGACATGACGCACCTGCCGAAGGGCTTCCTCATCGAGCACTTCCCGAACATCTACGCGACCTGCAAGGAGTTCGGGATCGACATGGCGGTGCAGCCGATCCCGGTGGTGCCGGCGGCGCACTACATGTGCGGCGGCGTGGTGACCGACCTCATGGGCCGCACCTCGCTGCCGCGGCTGTTCGCGATCGGCGAGACCTCCTGCACCGGCCTGCACGGCGCGAACCGGCTCGCCTCCAACTCGCTGCTCGAGGGCCTCGTGTTCGGCCGCCGCGCCGCGCTGAGCGCCGTGGACGAGCTCGGCCAGGCGGGCGGCACGCTGCCGACGATCCCGGACTGGAACCCCGGGGCCGCGCTCGCGCCCGAGGAAGGCGTGGTGGTCACGCACAACTGGGACGAGGTCCGCCGGCTGATGTGGAACTACGTCGGCATCGTCCGCACCGAGAAGCGGCTGGAGCGCGCCCGCACCCGGCTCGCGATGCTGCGCACCGAGATCCGCGAGTACTACTGGGAGTACCGGCTCACCCCGGACCTGGTCGAGCTGCGGAACCTGGCCGACGTCGCCATGCTGATCGTGGAGTGCGCGCAGCAGCGCAAGGAGTCGCGCGGCCTGCACTACCTGCTCGACCACCCGAAGCCCGACGAGCGGTGGCTGCGCGACACGGTCGTCACCCGCGGCGACCTCGAGTGAGCGCGGCGGCCGCGCCGCGCGCGGCCTACAGGTCGGGGTCCGACTCGAGCCGCGACGGCTCGGGCATGACGCCGAAGTCGAGGTCCATCCGGCCGAGGGCGCTCGTGATCGCGAGCACGTAGGGCCGGCCCTCCAGCGGCGCCTTCGCGCTGGGGAAGCGCACCCGGTAGACGACGTCGAACGTGCCCACGTACGGGAACAGCCCGATCAGCGTGGCGTCCACGTCGAGCACCTCGACCTTCGACGCGAGCAGCTCGTCCTCGTCGGCCCGCACCGCCACGCGCCAGATGCTCCTCGGCGCGTCCAGGTCGTTCTGCTTGCCGTTCGCGGTGTAGAGCGCGAGCAGGAACTCCTCGCCCGCGGCCGCCTCGGCGCGCTCGGTGGCGAGCCGGGCGTCGAGC from Anaeromyxobacter dehalogenans 2CP-C includes:
- a CDS encoding EcsC family protein; this translates as MERADLEELRRARALLEYPGLAIKIANYVGKPVDWGLAKVPKGAQEIVVSATKKSMESALEVVLHTLNGELERKPNNWGHRLAAMGTGAVGGAFGLAALPIELPISTMVMLRSVADHARAQGEDLAHPETRMNCLAVFALGGSKGSDDAAGLGYFAVRAALARSVAKAAEYIAGRMAGEVAADKTAPVLARLVSTVAARYAPQVAEKVAVQSIPVVGALGGAAINTLFINHFQDMAWGHFTVRRLERRYGAEAVRRFYESIESPSPAA
- a CDS encoding HNH endonuclease signature motif containing protein, producing MALPYEIIDYGVKVSREHLKNILSRRLRVVIDEKKFKSQYPVLVTESGLFFAWLHVHAYAFFKGPIPWNWEVHHRDGNTRNARIENLELLSRRAHRATHRNTELKANEDSPEISALWRPHARGGLRPVSEEVIRELEKREGTTSPPAAFTDRQMDLALKMALEANYDRLRDLAWPLGSNTRIPPRDRSKSFLDKDVKRAGIRPITRACSVAEAAYVYLLRLHRTGKHTFDMEEAAGDLNENLPETIPVMSQPVFDRMRRTPRVHEALKTLCKYERLPVARGFWDPVKVKVKKAGARIHQEPCSSPPLASAPVPPASLPASQGLVPSGFWRRHVESGRRLVDQDGREWSEVDLGILCWEYWEGL
- a CDS encoding helix-turn-helix domain-containing protein → MNDGLDTLRSAGPAASSASCCDGCDASPAVTVSEAARLLRLDPRTVRSMLRAGDLDGNQKGHAIRISRSSVLEWLRGKRRVPRSKR
- a CDS encoding Arm DNA-binding domain-containing protein, which produces MSVRRMKRRDPRTGAVTERWFVDVDFELADGKRERVRKVSPVQTRRGAEEFERQVRQALLDGSWFKPAEEVKEVPIFDGFKDRFLTYSEVNN
- a CDS encoding tyrosine-type recombinase/integrase; the encoded protein is MKGFRAKTEYITEEQFLTFDEAERLVHAAAPEWRTFIITALKTGLRVGELLALKWEDLDLVAGQLVVRRTLWHKQEGPPKGGRNRKVPLSDEAIAVLKAHRHLKGTYVFCEADGRRLTHSRVKDVVPSTCRRAQLAKRLTTHGLRHTFASHLVMRGVSLMAVKELLGHESIEMPLRYSHLSPDVKRDAVKLLDAPSSVANGNLTATEPAR
- a CDS encoding glycosyltransferase family 9 protein, with amino-acid sequence MSDPVIAPSPSPVPPPPPAPPRGFFARLRKRREDARRQAQVGGGRQRGPVADLFRSAGRALALTLANLVLPRPRAPMPAPETIRRLLVIRVDERVGNQLLTTPLLRALKLGLPDAELHLLAPKQGLLVASPHVDRFHLWQKRDAFRAPLRQLGQLRALRRERFDLVIEAGHWSAWSLTSSILARLLGGRRASIGHDRGDAARFLSHPVPHDPASVAEVPAKLELLAPLGLPARGLELETGLGRDLAAADAALAAAGVSGPFALLNPGARLADRRWPAESYAAVARGLSERGLRVLVVWGPGEEGLAAAIVEGSGARLAPPTDLDRLAGLMRRARLVVSNNSGPMHLAVAVGAPTVGVFFRGDSVRWGHGIPAFAAAEVRGDAEAPAVLAACDRVLSIGAGRA
- the pgsA gene encoding CDP-diacylglycerol--glycerol-3-phosphate 3-phosphatidyltransferase, which encodes MSARSLRQEALNLPNAITATRIALIPVFLWFTFYESRVDSFIAAVLYAVTGATDFLDGWVARRKNLVTVIGKFLDPLADKLIVMAALVMLVHLGRVAAWVCIVVLAREFIVTGLRTIAMSEGIVIAAGQEGKHKTAFQVAGITFLLLHYTYPIDAIFFSFDLDANRVGTWLVYISLFFSVWSAVSYFANFIRAVYRREGEAQAAEDVRPNRRTSRG
- a CDS encoding tetratricopeptide repeat protein, encoding MARRADGGDGLDDELAFHLARGTELLAQGDADRARAALERALELGPKDAKVLALLGQACYRQGQFDDAAIAWQRLVDENPVEPAARVNLGLAFLKAKHHEEARRQLEIALDLNPDHRKAMGYLGLALLESGDPAAAREWFRKAGSDHMVARCDELVASGWKVSPPPAAPEEPRAAPEPPAPEPYVTPVPGSVPVLRVVPPPAPEPDAAAAGVPTLAAWADARLVPAAPSPVAPFTVRDAVLTVTVRGTVRVRLDGLFAVRGEVTLGGELMRFRGRATERPFGEGATRMHRASGEGALLHATSGRRFTALELDGEAAYLHEEVVFGFEDGLAFENGRVPSTSGAELSLVHLRGRGCMLLVTAGAPLALEVSPSAPVRLPIAALVGWTGALTPRLVALAEEGADAGAGAGTPVVELSGEGRVLADPDAAAREGAP
- a CDS encoding lytic transglycosylase domain-containing protein; this translates as MSVRPYLARFALLGAVLAAPAARAGDLYSYVDSEGVAHFSNAPSDPRFRRIARLKDGGGVYRGGKAQARARPIPRSDAQERYREHIRAAATKYNLPEALLLAVMAVESNFDHRAVSEKGAMGLMQLMPGTAKDMYVGDAYEPAENIEGGARYLRILANQYGGDMVRTLAAYNAGPEAVRRAGDGVPNIPETREYVRKVVALYEAYKAGR
- the nadB gene encoding L-aspartate oxidase; protein product: MTTLPARENVDFLVLGGGVAGLTFALEAADHGSVLVLTKRQRSEGSTQYAQGGIAGVLGADDAPELHVQDTLVAGAGLCKREAVEVTVREGPDRLRWLISIGVEFDREAPDKLHLTREGGHSRRRIAHAKDTTGREVERALLAACEAKGIRIVEDQVAIDVITSGKLGLGGPNRALGAYVLDRASGEITTVTAGVTVLATGGGGKVYLYTSNPDVATGDGVAMAYRAGATIANMEFFQFHPTCLFHPQAKSFLISEACRGEGGILRNGAGEAFMSRYDPRKELAPRDIVARSIDAEMKRRGDDSAFLDMTHLPKGFLIEHFPNIYATCKEFGIDMAVQPIPVVPAAHYMCGGVVTDLMGRTSLPRLFAIGETSCTGLHGANRLASNSLLEGLVFGRRAALSAVDELGQAGGTLPTIPDWNPGAALAPEEGVVVTHNWDEVRRLMWNYVGIVRTEKRLERARTRLAMLRTEIREYYWEYRLTPDLVELRNLADVAMLIVECAQQRKESRGLHYLLDHPKPDERWLRDTVVTRGDLE